The following proteins are co-located in the Coleofasciculus chthonoplastes PCC 7420 genome:
- the psbD gene encoding photosystem II D2 protein (photosystem q(a) protein), with protein sequence MTIAVGRAPSQRGWFDALDDWLKRDRFVFIGWSGLLLLPCAYLAVGAWLTGTTFVTSWYTHGLASSYLEGCNFLTVAVSTPADTFGHSLLLLWGPEAQGDFTRWCQIGGLWTFTALHGAFGLIGFMLRQFEISRVVGIRPYNAIAFSGPIAVFVSVFLMYPLGQSSWFFAPSFGVAGIFRFLLFFQGFHNWTLNPFHMMGVAGILGGALLCAIHGATVENTLFEDGEGSNTFRAFNPTQAEETYSMVTANRFWSQIFGIAFSNKRWLHFFMLFVPVTGLWMSSVGVIGLAVNLRAYDFVSQEIRAAEDPEFETFYTKNILLNEGVRAWLAPQDQPHQKFVFPEEVLPRGNAL encoded by the coding sequence ATGACCATAGCTGTCGGACGCGCTCCCAGCCAAAGAGGATGGTTTGACGCACTCGATGACTGGCTAAAGCGCGATCGCTTTGTATTCATCGGTTGGTCAGGTCTACTCCTGCTCCCCTGCGCCTACTTGGCGGTTGGAGCTTGGCTAACCGGTACAACTTTTGTTACCTCGTGGTATACCCACGGTTTAGCCTCTTCCTACTTGGAAGGCTGTAACTTCCTGACTGTGGCGGTTTCCACCCCCGCCGATACCTTCGGTCATTCCCTACTGTTACTGTGGGGACCTGAAGCCCAAGGCGACTTCACCCGTTGGTGTCAAATCGGTGGGCTTTGGACATTTACCGCCCTGCACGGTGCATTTGGCTTAATTGGCTTCATGCTGCGGCAATTTGAAATTTCCCGCGTCGTGGGCATTCGTCCCTACAATGCCATTGCCTTCAGTGGACCGATCGCGGTATTTGTCAGCGTATTCTTGATGTATCCCTTGGGGCAATCCTCTTGGTTCTTTGCTCCGAGCTTCGGCGTCGCCGGTATCTTCCGCTTCTTGCTGTTCTTCCAAGGGTTCCACAACTGGACACTGAACCCCTTCCACATGATGGGAGTGGCAGGTATCTTAGGTGGAGCGCTGCTGTGTGCCATTCACGGTGCAACCGTAGAAAACACCTTGTTTGAAGACGGTGAAGGGTCAAACACCTTCCGGGCGTTTAACCCCACCCAAGCCGAAGAAACCTACTCCATGGTGACGGCGAACCGCTTCTGGTCTCAGATTTTCGGGATTGCCTTTTCCAACAAGCGCTGGCTGCACTTCTTCATGCTGTTTGTCCCAGTGACAGGCTTGTGGATGAGTTCAGTGGGTGTGATTGGCTTAGCGGTAAACCTGCGGGCGTATGACTTCGTGTCCCAGGAAATCCGGGCAGCAGAAGACCCCGAATTTGAGACATTCTACACCAAGAACATTCTGCTTAACGAAGGTGTCCGGGCTTGGCTGGCGCCTCAAGACCAACCACATCAGAAGTTTGTATTCCCTGAGGAGGTACTACCCCGTGGTAACGCTCTCTAG
- a CDS encoding photosystem I assembly protein Ycf4 has protein sequence MTATPTQQENKILRQSVLGSRRLSNYWWAVVASIGGTGFLLAGLSSYFQRDLLPVGDTRGLQFIPQGIAMSFYGIAGLLFALYLWLVILWDVGGGYNEFNKETGMVKVFRWGFPGKNRKVEFSCRLQDVQSIKVEIKEGLNPNRTLYLRVKDRREVPLTRVGQPLSLSELENQGAELARFLAVPLEGM, from the coding sequence ATGACAGCCACCCCAACCCAACAAGAGAACAAAATACTGCGTCAATCTGTTTTAGGCTCTCGGCGGTTAAGCAACTACTGGTGGGCGGTAGTCGCCTCAATCGGTGGTACAGGATTTCTTTTAGCCGGACTTTCCAGTTATTTTCAACGCGATCTCTTGCCTGTGGGCGATACCAGAGGTTTACAATTTATCCCTCAAGGCATCGCCATGAGCTTTTACGGGATTGCTGGCTTGCTCTTTGCCCTCTATCTCTGGCTGGTTATCCTTTGGGATGTTGGCGGCGGATACAATGAGTTCAACAAGGAAACCGGAATGGTAAAAGTTTTTCGCTGGGGCTTTCCAGGCAAAAACCGCAAAGTCGAGTTTAGCTGTCGCCTTCAAGATGTGCAATCGATTAAAGTTGAGATCAAAGAAGGGCTTAATCCCAACCGCACTCTCTACCTGCGCGTCAAAGATCGCCGGGAGGTTCCACTCACTCGTGTAGGACAGCCTTTGTCCCTATCGGAACTGGAAAACCAAGGTGCA